From a region of the Triticum aestivum cultivar Chinese Spring chromosome 7D, IWGSC CS RefSeq v2.1, whole genome shotgun sequence genome:
- the LOC123164051 gene encoding disease resistance protein Pik-2-like, producing the protein MEATVLSVGKSAVKGALGYAQSAIAAEVALQLGVQRDQAFIRDELDMMQSFLMVAHGEQDDGKVVGTWVKQVRDLGYDVEDCLQDLAVRLEKPSWWRFLRTLLDRRHVAKQMKDLREKVEDVSQRNLRYRLIRSPAAAADSKHVTTAADQNFAGSATMFGIDEARRAMKRDRPRVDLAQLINREGKDLGVIAVWGTCGVLGQASVIQKVYDDADKFECRAWIKLTHPFDPIMFMRNIMRQFYGCSFPELAAGGQSCQERATTVGAYVLKKMLTIKQEDLVDEFNEHVNSKSYLIVLNDLCTIEDWNWIKTYFPLNNNGNRIIVATQQVEVASLCVGKKCRVSELKQLSADQTLYVFYDKSPQGGTYSMKPESSSNTSIATTNSSIVPNSEITAGDQAIDSAGEKNTMPRRSLTRIMSRTAALEESQVVGRETETTDILQLILDAPREEFRVISVWGMGGLGKTALVKDIYQSQELGSAFKKRACVTVMEPFNHEELLERLVTQLVVETSEENGAMYSLGSEKKTLAWSLKELKAELERLLKEKRYLIVFDDLSSTTEWDLISGSLPQTENASRIIVTTREVSIANYCSKKQENVYRLKSLNKEHALGLFTKKVFKENEYLHRQYPELVEQAEQILKKCNGLPLAIVAIGGFLANQPKTTMEWRKLNENLSSELEMIPELDTIRTVLIKSYNGLPYHLKACFLYLAIFPEDCKISLTRLVRRWIAEGYSREVRGKSAHEVAESYFMDLISRSMILPSQLSSHSRKKIDSCQVHDIIRDISISKSAEENLVFRLEEGCSLNNQGTTRHLSVSSNWKGTQSEFECTVDLSRVRSITIFGKWKPFFISDKMRLLRVLDLEGTSGLVDHHLKHIGKLFHLRYLSLRGCHGIYHLPGSLGNLRQLQTLDVMGTNIIKLPKTIIKLRKLQHVRARGVGSNDDCVYEEYPEEVPRIMRNKLCILTSSSVGFCVACCDPHLLKECMDIDGDTNRRDVCTACCCSYLPMQVTRRSRRGVAVPRGIHRLKALHTLGVVNISRRKAAVREVARLTGLRKLGVTGINETNSGELCSAISSLSSLETLLMQSEGKPGLYGCLDDLSMPPKNLESLKLYGNLVRLPAWINGGLLQNLAKLKLRSSRISDHDAAIKVLGSLPNLAILRLRKESLEGEEVRLRFCPGASFPSLMVLELSSPGKLKSVQFEKGATPKLELLQYYDQPDHGKNDVISKENDDQFEEASSVWLFSGLASLGSLKKVLLEGGNYEHYFVRNLRSQLELNQNRPFLKMD; encoded by the exons ATGGAGGCGACAGTGTTGAGCGTGGGCAAGTCCGCGGTGAAGGGGGCGCTCGGCTACGCCCAGTCCGCCATCGCGGCGGAGGTGGCGCTGCAGCTGGGGGTACAGCGCGACCAGGCCTTCATCAGGGACGAGCTCGACATGATGCAGTCCTTCTTGATGGTCGCGCACGGCGAGCAGGACGACGGCAAGGTGGTCGGGACCTGGGTGAAGCAGGTCCGTGACCTGGGCTACGACGTCGAGGACTGCCTCCAGGACCTGGCTGTCCGCCTCGAGAAGCCATCCTGGTGGCGTTTCCTCAGGACACTGCTTGACCGGCGCCATGTGGCTAAGCAGATGAAGGACCTGCGGGAGAAGGTCGAGGATGTCAGCCAGAGGAACTTGAGGTACCGCCTCATCAGGAGCCCTGCCGCTGCTGCTGACTCCAAGCAtgtcaccaccgccgccgaccaaAACTTCGCAGGCAGCGCGACGATGTTCGGCATCGACGAGGCGAGGCGTGCCATGAAGCGGGACAGGCCGAGAGTGGACCTTGCCCAACTTATCAACAGGGAGGGCAAGGACCTTGGAGTCATCGCCGTGTGGGGAACATGTGGTGTTCTTGGGCAGGCGTCTGTGATACAGAAGGTGTATGATGATGCAGACAAGTTTGAATGTCGTGCCTGGATCAAGCTTACACATCCTTTTGATCCGATCATGTTCATGCGGAACATTATGAGGCAGTTCTATGGATGTTCTTTTCCAGAACTGGCAGCTGGGGGTCAAAGCTGTCAAGAAAGAGCAACCACTGTAGGGGCTTATGTTCTCAAAAAGATGCTGACAATAAAGCAAGAAGATTTGGTTGACGAGTTCAACGAGCATGTAAATAGCAAGAGTTACCTGATTGTTCTTAATGACCTGTGTACCATAGAAGATTGGAACTGGATCAAAACTTACTTTCCCCTCAACAATAATGGGAACCGGATCATTGTAGCCACACAGCAAGTTGAAGTTGCGAGCTTATGCGTAGGTAAAAAATGCCGAGTCTCGGAGCTGAAACAATTATCCGCTGATCAGACTCTCTACGTTTTCTACGACAAG AGTCCTCAAGGTGGAACATATTCAATGAAACCAGAGTCGAGCTCAAATACATCCATTGCCACTACTAATAGCTCTATAGTGCCCAACAGTGAGATAACAGCTGGTGATCAGGCTATAGATTCCGCTGGTGAAAAAAACACTATGCCCAGAAGGAGCCTCACCCGTATCATGTCGAGGACGGCCGCTTTGGAGGAATCTCAGGTTGTTGGGAGGGAGACAGAAACAACTGACATCCTCCAACTAATTTTAGATGCACCAAGAGAAGAATTTCGGGTGATCTCAGTGTGGGGAATGGGTGGTCTTGGGAAAACTGCCCTAGTCAAAGATATCTACCAGAGCCAAGAGCTAGGCAGTGCATTTAAAAAGCGAGCGTGTGTCACTGTCATGGAACCTTTCAATCATGAGGAACTCCTTGAGAGATTAGTTACCCAACTAGTTGTAGAAACATCTGAAGAGAACGGTGCGATGTATTCATTGGGTAGTGAGAAAAAAACATTGGCATGGTCACTTAAGGAGCTGAAGGCTGAGCTGGAAAGGCTTCTGAAAGAAAAGAGGTACTTgattgtttttgatgacttgtcaTCTACCACTGAATGGGACTTGATAAGTGGAAGCTTACCTCAGACAGAAAATGCAAGCCGAATCATAGTCACCACAAGGGAAGTGAGTATTGCCAATTATTGTTCAAAGAAACAAGAAAATGTATACAGGCTCAAAAGTCTAAACAAGGAGCATGCGCTTGGCCTCTTCACAAAAAAG GTATTTAAGGAGAATGAATATCTGCATCGGCAGTATCCTGAGCTGGTTGAACAAGCAGAACAAATCCTGAAGAAGTGCAATGGACTTCCTCTTGCAATAGTTGCCATTGGTGGCTTCTTGGCAAACCAACCAAAGACTACCATGGAGTGGAGAAAATTGAATGAGAATCTTAGTTCTGAGTTGGAGATGATTCCAGAGCTTGACACCATAAGAACAGTCCTTATCAAAAGCTACAATGGTTTACCATATCATCTCAAAGCTTGCTTCTTGTATCTGGCAATATTTCCTGAAGACTGCAAGATTAGTCTAACACGTTTGGTCCGGCGGTGGATAGCAGAGGGTTACTCAAGAGAGGTACGCGGCAAGTCTGCGCATGAAGTGGCGGAGAGCTACTTCATGGACCTTATAAGCAGGAGCATGATCCTGCCATCCCAACTATCAAGCCACAGCAGAAAAAAGATTGACTCTTGCCAAGTCCATGATATTATTCGTGACATCAGCATCTCAAAGTCAGCGGAGGAAAATCTTGTTTTCAGATTGGAGGAAGGTTGCAGCTTAAACAACCAAGGCACGACACGTCACCTCTCTGTCAGCAGCAATTGGAAGGGAACCCAAAGTGAATTCGAGTGCACGGTGGACCTGTCTCGTGTCCGATCAATAACAATTTTTGGGAAGTGGAAGCCATTCTTCATTTCTGACAAGATGAGGTTGCTGCGGGTGCTGGACTTGGAAGGCACTTCAGGTCTGGTTGATCATCATCTCAAGCACATTGGGAAGCTTTTCCACTTGAGATACCTTTCCCTGAGAGGTTGTCATGGAATTTATCACCTGCCAGGTTCTTTGGGTAACCTGAGGCAGCTCCAAACACTAGATGTCATGGGTACAAACATAATCAAGCTGCCAAAGACCATCATCAAGCTCAGAAAGCTACAACACGTTCGTGCCAGGGGCGTTGGGAGCAACGATGATTGTGTGTATGAAGAGTATCCAGAAGAGGTGCCGAGGATAATGAGGAACAAGCTATGCATCTTGACTTCCTCCTCGGTAGGATTTTGTGTGGCATGCTGTGACCCTCACCTTCTGAAGGAGTGCATGGACATCGATGGGGACACCAACAGACGTGATGTCTGCACCGCATGCTGCTGCTCCTATCTGCCAATGCAGGTGACACGCCGGAGCCGACGCGGTGTTGCAGTGCCCAGAGGGATCCACAGGCTGAAAGCCCTGCACACGCTGGGTGTCGTCAACATCTCGAGGAGGAAGGCTGCCGTGCGAGAGGTAGCGAGGCTCACCGGGCTGCGCAAGCTGGGAGTGACCGGCATCAACGAGACCAACAGTGGAGAACTATGTTCAGCCATTTCTAGTCTCAGCTCCCTGGAAACATTGCTCATGCAATCTGAGGGGAAGCCCGGTTTATATGGCTGCTTGGATGACCTCTCTATGCCTCCAAAAAACCTTGAGAGCCTCAAGCTGTACGGTAACCTGGTCAGACTGCCGGCATGGATAAATGGTGGGCTGCTACAAAACCTGGCCAAGCTCAAGCTGCGGAGCTCCAGGATATCAGACCATGATGCCGCCATAAAAGTCCTTGGGAGCCTACCAAACCTAGCCATCCTTCGTCTGCGGAAGGAGTCACTTGAGGGCGAAGAGGTCCGTCTCCGTTTCTGTCCGGGTGCATCGTTCCCAAGCTTGATGGTGCTGGAGCTGAGTTCTCCAGGTAAGCTCAAATCTGTACAGTTTGAAAAGGGAGCAACCCCTAAGCTCGAGCTGCTGCAGTACTACGATCAGCCTGACCATGGTAAGAATGATGTtatttcaaaagaaaatgatgatcaGTTTGAAGAAGCTTCCAGTGTTTGGCTGTTTTCTGGGCTAGCATCTCTGGGGAGTCTCAAGAAAGTTCTGCTAGAGGGTGGCAACTATGAACACTACTTTGTACGGAACTTGCGGTCCCAGCTTGAGTTGAATCAGAATCGGCCTTTTCTCAAGATGGACTGA
- the LOC123164053 gene encoding nucleotide pyrophosphatase/phosphodiesterase: protein MMGMAHVVVLAAVLAMAATASSSPEVGVQPLSKIAIHKATVELHGSAYVRASALLLGDGDQQEGDTATVTVEYGWQNPATDDWIAVFSPSDFISGSCPNPRRYPTEPLLCTAPIKYQYANFSANYLYWGKGTIQFQLINQRSDFSFALFTGGLENPKLVGLTKLSPFKNPKAPVFPRLAQGKTHDEMAVTWTSGYDVGEAYPFVEWGMVTTGSGAGNPARTPAGTLTFNRGSMCGAPARTIGWRDPGFIHTAFMRGLWPNKEYFYKVGHELPDGTVVWGKPYTFRAPPTPGQSSLQRVIVFGDMGKAERDGSNEYANYQPGSLNTTDALVKDLDNFDMVFHIGDLPYANGYISQWDQFTAQVAPISARKPYMIASGNHERDWPNTGGFFDVEDSGGECGVLAETMYYYPAENRANFWYKVDYGMFRFCVADSEHDWREGTPQYKFIEECLSTVDRKHQPWLVFAAHRVLGYSSNKWYAEQGSFEEPEGRESLQKLWQRHRVDLAIFGHVHNYERTCPLYQNQCVSNERSRYSGTMNGTIFVVAGGGGSHLNGYTSAVPKWSVFRDRDYGFTKLTAFNHSSLLFEYKRSSDGEVYDNFTIHMDYRDVLGCVHDSCFPTTLAT, encoded by the exons ATGATGGGGATGGCGCACGTCGTCGTCCTGGCGGCGGTGCTGGccatggcggcgacggcgagctcctCGCCGGAGGTGGGGGTCCAGCCGCTGTCCAAGATCGCCATCCACAAGGCCACCGTCGAGCTGCACGGCTCCGCGTACGTGCGCGCGAGTGCGCTGCTGCTCGGCGACGGCGACCAGCAG GAAGGAGACACTGCAACGGTAACTGTGGAATACGGCTGGCAAAACCCCGCCACCGACGACTGGATCGCCGTCTTCTCCCCCTCCGATTTCAT CTCGGGCTCGTGCCCTAACCCAAGGAGGTACCCCACTGAACCGCTGCTCTGCACGGCGCCTATCAAG TATCAGTACGCCAACTTCTCGGCGAACTACCTCTACTGGGGCAAGGGCACCATCCAGTTCCAGCTCATCAACCAGCGCTCCGACTTCTCCTTCGCCCTCTTCACCGGCGGCCTCGAAAAC CCGAAGCTGGTGGGGTTGACGAAGCTGTCGCCGTTCAAGAACCCCAAGGCGCCGGTGTTCCCGCGGCTGGCGCAGGGCAAGACCCACGACGAGATGGCCGTGACCTGGACCAGCGGCTACGACGTCGGCGAGGCCTACCCGTTCGTGGAGTGGGGCATGGTCACCACCGGCTCCGGCGCCGGGAACCCCGCCCGCACCCCCGCCGGGACGCTAACCTTCAACCGCGGCAGCATGTGCGGCGCGCCGGCGCGGACGATCGGGTGGAGGGACCCCGGGTTCATCCACACGGCGTTCATGAGGGGCCTCTGGCCCAACAAGGAGTACTTCTACAAGGTCGGGCACGAGCTCCCCGACGGGACGGTGGTGTGGGGCAAGCCCTACACCTTCCGGGCGCCGCCGACGCCCGGGCAGAGCTCGCTGCAGCGCGTCATCGTCTTCGGCGACATGGGGAAGGCGGAGAGGGACGGGTCGAACGAGTACGCCAACTACCAGCCGGGGTCGCTCAACACGACGGACGCGCTGGTGAAGGACCTGGACAACTTCGACATGGTCTTCCACATCGGCGACCTGCCCTACGCCAACGGCTACATCTCGCAGTGGGACCAGTTCACCGCGCAGGTCGCCCCCATCAGCGCCAGGAAGCCCTACATGATCGCCAGCGGCAACCACGAGCGGGACTGGCCCAACACCGGCGGGTTCTTCGACGTCGAGGACTCCGGCGGCGAGTGCGGCGTGCTCGCCGAGACCATGTACTACTACCCGGCCGAAAACAGAGCGAACTTCTG GTACAAGGTGGACTACGGGATGTTCCGGTTCTGCGTGGCGGACTCGGAGCACGACTGGCGGGAAGGGACACCACAGTACAAGTTCATCGAGGAGTGCCTCTCCACGGTGGACCGGAAGCACCAGCCGTGGCTCGTCTTCGCGGCGCACCGGGTGCTGGGATACTCCTCCAACAAGTGGTACGCCGAGCAGGGCTCCTTCGAGGAGCCCGAGGGGCGGGAGAGCCTGCAGAAGCTGTGGCAGCGGCACCGCGTCGACCTGGCCATCTTCGGCCACGTGCACAACTACGAGCGCACCTGCCCGCTCTACCAGAACCAGTGCGTGAGCAACGAGCGGAGCCGCTACTCGGGCACCATGAACGGGACCATCTTcgtggtggcgggcggcggcggcagccacCTCAACGGCTACACCAGCGCCGTCCCCAAGTGGAGCGTGTTCAGGGACCGGGACTACGGCTTCACCAAGCTCACGGCCTTCAACCACTCCTCGCTTCTCTTCGAGTACAAGAGGAGCAGTGATGGCGAGGTGTATGACAACTTCACCATCCACATGGACTACCGCGACGTGCTCGGCTGCGTGCACGACAGTTGCTTCCCCACCACCCTCGCTACCTGA